Proteins co-encoded in one Sandaracinaceae bacterium genomic window:
- a CDS encoding adenine phosphoribosyltransferase, with product MSQQDQPDQRIALVAGLIREVPDFPKPGILFKDITPLLASAEGFHACTTLMRESVADLAPDTIVGVEARGFLFGVALATQLSLGFVPVRKPGKLPAETLSVSYELEYGSDSLEIHRDALRPGARVVIVDDLLATGGTAAATAELVRKAGGQVVGFAVVIDLAFLGGAAKLDAPVRAILTYT from the coding sequence ATGAGTCAGCAAGACCAGCCGGACCAACGCATCGCTCTCGTGGCAGGGCTCATCCGCGAGGTGCCGGATTTCCCGAAGCCCGGCATCCTCTTCAAGGACATCACCCCGCTGCTCGCCAGCGCGGAGGGTTTCCACGCGTGCACTACCCTCATGCGCGAGTCCGTGGCCGACCTGGCACCCGACACCATCGTGGGCGTGGAGGCGCGCGGCTTCTTGTTCGGCGTGGCGCTGGCCACCCAGCTCAGCCTGGGCTTCGTGCCCGTGCGCAAGCCCGGGAAGCTGCCGGCCGAGACGCTCTCGGTGTCCTACGAGCTCGAGTACGGCAGCGACTCGCTCGAGATCCACCGGGACGCGCTGCGCCCGGGCGCCCGCGTGGTGATCGTGGACGACCTGCTCGCCACGGGCGGCACGGCGGCGGCCACGGCCGAGCTGGTGCGCAAGGCAGGGGGCCAGGTGGTGGGCTTCGCGGTGGTCATCGACCTGGCGTTCCTGGGCGGCGCGGCCAAGCTGGATGCGCCCGTGCGAGCGATTCTGACGTACACGTGA
- a CDS encoding SCP2 sterol-binding domain-containing protein — translation MNKVSSISEYFERLGERFISSEAKGVSCVIQYDFSGDNSGQFHFSVEDGVLGPVTAGEHPNPSVTITMKGEHFLQMGNGELDGAKAYMTRKMKVKGKIPLAQKMKKFLPPAE, via the coding sequence ATGAATAAGGTTTCGAGCATCAGTGAGTACTTCGAGCGCCTCGGCGAGCGCTTCATTTCCAGCGAAGCCAAGGGCGTGAGCTGCGTCATCCAGTACGACTTCTCGGGCGACAACTCCGGTCAGTTCCACTTCTCGGTGGAGGACGGCGTGCTCGGTCCCGTGACCGCCGGCGAGCACCCGAACCCCTCCGTGACCATCACCATGAAGGGCGAGCACTTCCTTCAGATGGGCAACGGCGAGCTGGACGGCGCCAAGGCGTACATGACGCGCAAGATGAAGGTGAAGGGCAAGATCCCGCTCGCGCAGAAGATGAAGAAGTTCCTCCCGCCCGCCGAGTGA
- a CDS encoding MerR family transcriptional regulator has product MVGVKTHVLRYWEGEFDQLRPKKTRGAHRHFTRADVDMAMQIRRLLHDEGYTVAGAKLRLAELEDRATPAPRREVALRAELLGLRADLVKALARLDRLIAPPPPVPDTEVRVEAVVPAMARLRQPTRTRA; this is encoded by the coding sequence ATGGTCGGCGTGAAGACGCACGTGCTGCGCTACTGGGAGGGCGAGTTCGACCAGCTGCGACCCAAGAAGACCCGCGGCGCCCATCGGCACTTCACGCGCGCCGACGTGGACATGGCGATGCAGATTCGCCGCTTGCTGCACGACGAGGGCTACACGGTGGCCGGCGCCAAGCTGCGCCTCGCCGAGCTGGAGGACCGCGCGACGCCCGCGCCCCGTCGTGAGGTGGCTCTCCGCGCCGAGCTGCTGGGCCTGCGGGCGGACCTCGTGAAGGCGCTCGCACGCCTCGACCGACTCATCGCGCCGCCGCCGCCGGTGCCCGACACCGAGGTGCGGGTGGAGGCCGTGGTGCCTGCGATGGCGCGGCTCCGTCAGCCCACGCGCACGCGCGCATGA
- a CDS encoding MBL fold metallo-hydrolase codes for MVQGSDHFDGRRFLNTDVKGRRHSSSADAIKWFVTRKRPKVTPIVSEPGPAPAQRVHGREVRVTWVGHATALIQHDGLNMLTDPIWEPRCSPFRFMGPKRFRAPGIRFEDLPPIDVVLLSHDHYDHLCVRTLKRLQAHSAPQIVTGLRVGEVLARNGIGNVHELDWWDSVEVAPGVVVVFTPAKHFSGRSPFDLDRRLWGGLYVHAPAGGIYYAGDSGYCTHFRDIRERLGSPRVALLPIGAFEPRWFMSPVHMDPAQAVQAHLDLGAVTSVAVHYGSFALADDEQGQPERELTAALRAQRVPESRFRMLPHGDAVGLPRGVAELGVDAVA; via the coding sequence ATGGTGCAGGGCTCTGATCACTTCGACGGTCGCCGCTTCCTGAACACGGACGTGAAGGGCAGGCGCCACAGCAGCAGCGCCGACGCCATCAAGTGGTTCGTCACGCGCAAGCGCCCCAAGGTCACGCCCATCGTCAGCGAGCCGGGGCCCGCGCCGGCGCAGCGCGTTCACGGGCGTGAGGTGCGGGTCACGTGGGTGGGCCACGCCACCGCGCTCATTCAGCACGACGGGCTCAACATGCTGACGGACCCCATCTGGGAGCCGCGCTGCAGCCCGTTCCGGTTCATGGGGCCCAAGCGCTTTCGCGCGCCCGGCATCCGCTTCGAGGACCTGCCGCCCATCGACGTGGTGCTGCTGAGCCACGACCACTACGACCACCTGTGCGTGCGCACGTTGAAGCGCTTGCAGGCGCACTCGGCGCCGCAGATCGTCACGGGGTTGCGGGTGGGCGAGGTGCTCGCGCGCAACGGCATCGGCAACGTGCACGAGCTGGACTGGTGGGACTCGGTGGAGGTGGCGCCCGGGGTGGTGGTGGTGTTCACGCCGGCCAAGCACTTCTCGGGGCGCTCGCCGTTCGACCTGGACCGCCGGCTGTGGGGCGGTCTCTACGTGCACGCACCGGCCGGAGGCATCTACTACGCCGGAGACTCGGGCTACTGCACACACTTCCGCGACATCCGCGAGCGGCTCGGCAGCCCCCGTGTGGCGCTGCTTCCCATCGGCGCGTTCGAGCCGCGCTGGTTCATGTCGCCGGTGCACATGGACCCGGCCCAGGCGGTTCAGGCGCACTTGGACTTGGGCGCCGTCACGTCGGTGGCAGTGCACTACGGCAGCTTCGCGCTGGCCGACGACGAGCAAGGCCAGCCCGAGCGCGAGCTCACCGCGGCCCTGCGCGCGCAGCGTGTGCCCGAGTCGCGCTTCCGCATGCTCCCGCACGGTGACGCCGTGGGCCTCCCGCGCGGCGTGGCGGAGCTCGGCGTGGATGCCGTGGCGTAG
- the surE gene encoding 5'/3'-nucleotidase SurE: MTRDTDRPLILVSNDDGVNALGNVALRRALARIAEVYTVAPEYEQSAKSHSISLHVPLRFRTVEPRVHAVDGTPADCVYVALFMESLLPRKPDLVVSGINHGANLGTDVHYSGTVAAAREAALRGIPAIAFSNLHHGNMEAMAEVATQLCERMLASLHGRVSTDAEGNAPLINVNFPDRPEPRGIVAASLGQRHYAEGVDLRDDPRGRPYFWIGGAGGVHHPEMPGSDTEAVDGGFVSVSPLSLRVTDTTQLGLAAFVAGPSEDHS, translated from the coding sequence ATGACGCGCGACACCGACCGCCCCCTGATCCTGGTCTCGAACGACGACGGCGTGAACGCGCTCGGGAACGTGGCGCTGCGCCGTGCCCTGGCCCGCATCGCCGAGGTGTACACCGTGGCGCCGGAGTACGAGCAGAGCGCGAAGAGCCACTCCATCTCGCTGCACGTACCGCTGCGCTTCCGCACGGTGGAGCCCCGCGTGCACGCCGTGGACGGCACACCCGCCGACTGCGTGTACGTGGCGCTCTTCATGGAGTCGCTGCTGCCTCGCAAGCCGGACCTGGTGGTGAGCGGCATCAACCACGGGGCCAACTTGGGCACCGACGTGCACTACTCCGGCACCGTGGCGGCGGCGCGCGAGGCGGCGCTGCGCGGCATCCCAGCCATCGCGTTCTCCAACCTGCATCACGGCAACATGGAGGCCATGGCCGAGGTGGCTACGCAGCTGTGTGAGCGCATGCTGGCGTCGCTGCACGGCCGCGTGTCCACCGACGCCGAGGGCAACGCGCCGCTCATCAACGTGAACTTCCCGGACCGCCCGGAGCCGCGTGGCATCGTGGCGGCGTCGCTCGGGCAGCGGCACTACGCCGAGGGCGTGGACCTGCGCGACGACCCGCGCGGGCGCCCCTACTTCTGGATCGGCGGCGCCGGCGGCGTGCACCACCCCGAGATGCCTGGCTCCGACACCGAGGCGGTGGACGGCGGCTTCGTCAGCGTCTCGCCGCTCTCGCTGCGCGTCACCGACACCACTCAGCTCGGGCTCGCCGCCTTCGTGGCGGGGCCCTCGGAGGATCACTCATGA
- a CDS encoding acyl-CoA dehydrogenase C-terminal domain-containing protein, with the protein MPQYKAPLRDTRFLINDVLDYPGHYAQLPNGKEATPDVVDSILEHCAAFCEGVLAPLYQSGDKEGCKLENGVVTTPKGYKAAYDQFVEGGWQGLSHPEIYGGQGMPMSLGVFKAEMMGTANWAFNMYPGLSLGAMNTIMLHGTEEQRMAYMPPLTEGRWMGTMCLTEPQCGTDLGQVSSKAVPRGDGSYDVTGTKIFISAGDHDLCENIVHVVLARIPGAPAGTRGISLFIIPKFLPSADGGKGDFNNVVCSGIEHKMGIKASATCTIEFEGSRAFMLGPENKGLECMFTFMNTARIGTALQGVCATELSYQGALAYSKDRRSMRALSGKKEPDKVADAIHHHADVRRMLLTMKAVSEGGRAMLYHAAKMADFMTVAVEQGNDKERELWDERLGFYTPILKGFLTELGYECTNMGVQVFGGHGYIGEHGMEQIVRDTKIATLYEGTTGIQALDLLGRKVLIASKGKAIAEYTGEIMKFCGEHATNPKMRPFIVSLGKVCAQWNYLTVRLALGARKDRDVVAANAVDFLMYSGYAMMAFFWAKMVAAAFAKLASGDGVETPEFYRAKIQTGEFYFDRVLPRSKAHAGSILSPIKSTMQMPIEAFSER; encoded by the coding sequence ATGCCGCAGTACAAAGCCCCGCTTCGGGACACGCGCTTTCTCATCAACGACGTCCTCGACTACCCCGGCCACTACGCCCAGCTGCCGAACGGGAAAGAGGCCACCCCCGACGTGGTCGACAGCATCCTCGAACACTGCGCCGCGTTCTGCGAAGGCGTGCTCGCGCCGCTCTATCAGTCTGGCGACAAGGAGGGCTGCAAGCTCGAGAACGGCGTGGTCACCACGCCGAAGGGCTACAAGGCGGCCTACGACCAGTTCGTGGAGGGCGGCTGGCAGGGGCTCTCACACCCCGAGATCTACGGCGGCCAGGGCATGCCCATGTCGCTCGGCGTCTTCAAGGCCGAGATGATGGGCACCGCCAACTGGGCGTTCAATATGTACCCAGGCCTGAGCCTGGGCGCGATGAACACCATCATGCTGCACGGCACCGAGGAGCAGCGCATGGCGTACATGCCGCCGCTCACCGAGGGGCGCTGGATGGGCACCATGTGCCTGACCGAGCCGCAGTGCGGCACCGACCTCGGCCAGGTGAGCAGCAAGGCCGTGCCGCGCGGCGACGGCAGCTACGATGTGACCGGCACCAAGATCTTCATCTCGGCCGGTGACCACGACCTCTGCGAGAACATCGTGCACGTGGTGCTGGCGCGCATCCCGGGCGCGCCCGCGGGCACGCGCGGCATCTCGCTGTTCATCATCCCCAAGTTCCTGCCCAGCGCGGACGGCGGGAAGGGCGACTTCAACAACGTGGTGTGCAGCGGCATCGAGCACAAGATGGGCATCAAGGCCTCGGCCACCTGCACCATCGAGTTCGAGGGCTCGCGCGCGTTCATGCTGGGGCCCGAGAACAAGGGCCTCGAGTGCATGTTCACGTTCATGAACACGGCGCGCATCGGCACGGCCCTACAGGGCGTGTGCGCCACCGAGCTGTCGTATCAGGGCGCGCTGGCGTACTCGAAGGACCGCCGCTCCATGCGCGCGCTGTCGGGCAAGAAGGAGCCCGACAAGGTGGCCGACGCCATCCACCACCACGCCGACGTACGGCGCATGCTGCTGACCATGAAGGCCGTGTCCGAGGGTGGCCGCGCCATGCTCTATCACGCCGCCAAGATGGCCGACTTCATGACGGTGGCCGTGGAGCAGGGCAACGACAAGGAGCGCGAGCTGTGGGACGAGCGGCTGGGCTTCTACACGCCCATCCTCAAGGGCTTCCTCACGGAGCTGGGCTACGAGTGCACCAACATGGGCGTGCAGGTCTTCGGCGGGCACGGCTACATCGGTGAGCACGGCATGGAGCAGATCGTGCGCGACACGAAGATCGCCACGCTCTACGAGGGCACCACGGGCATCCAGGCGCTGGACCTCCTGGGCCGCAAGGTGCTCATCGCCAGCAAGGGCAAGGCCATCGCCGAGTACACCGGCGAGATCATGAAGTTCTGCGGCGAGCACGCCACGAACCCGAAGATGCGGCCGTTCATCGTGTCGCTGGGCAAGGTGTGCGCGCAGTGGAACTACCTCACCGTTCGGCTCGCGCTGGGCGCTCGCAAGGACCGCGACGTGGTGGCCGCCAACGCCGTGGACTTCCTGATGTACTCCGGCTACGCGATGATGGCGTTCTTCTGGGCCAAGATGGTGGCCGCAGCCTTTGCCAAGCTCGCGAGCGGCGATGGCGTGGAGACGCCCGAGTTCTACCGGGCCAAGATCCAGACCGGCGAGTTCTACTTCGACCGCGTCCTGCCGCGCAGCAAGGCGCACGCCGGGTCCATCTTGTCGCCCATCAAGAGCACCATGCAGATGCCCATCGAGGCGTTCTCCGAGCGCTGA
- a CDS encoding integration host factor subunit alpha, translated as MTKAEIIDAVYEKVGGFSKKEAAEVVEAMFDTMKEVLAEGEKIKISGFGNFVVRDKSQRWGRNPQTGEPIPISARSVLTFKPSQVLKTALNPHREASSDLDDQDEDDDRAGDAEQG; from the coding sequence GTGACGAAAGCTGAAATCATCGACGCCGTGTACGAGAAGGTCGGCGGGTTCTCGAAGAAAGAAGCCGCCGAGGTCGTGGAGGCGATGTTCGACACCATGAAAGAGGTGCTCGCCGAGGGGGAGAAGATCAAGATCTCCGGCTTCGGGAACTTCGTCGTGCGCGACAAGAGCCAGCGCTGGGGGCGCAACCCGCAGACCGGCGAGCCCATCCCGATCAGCGCGCGCAGCGTGCTGACGTTCAAGCCGAGCCAGGTCTTGAAGACCGCCCTCAACCCGCACCGTGAAGCGTCGAGCGATCTGGACGACCAGGACGAAGACGACGACCGCGCCGGCGACGCCGAGCAGGGCTGA